In Carya illinoinensis cultivar Pawnee chromosome 10, C.illinoinensisPawnee_v1, whole genome shotgun sequence, one DNA window encodes the following:
- the LOC122279391 gene encoding probable histone H2B.1 produces the protein MGGSMQGCWCVPLEGRRLQQDFFFPHNLDRESFLCFFVFYVYHIISRYFVMAPKDKKKPAEKKPAKEKKSMIVEKAPAEKKPKAGKKLPKEGEAGPSDKKKKQTKKSVESYKIYIFKVLKQVHPDIGISSKAMGIMNSFINDIFVKLPQEASRLARYNKKPTITSRETQTTVRLVLLGELAKHVISDGIKAVSRFTSS, from the coding sequence ATGGGTGGATCAATGCAAGGTTGTTGGTGCGTCCCGCTTGAGGGCAGGCGACTGCAACAAGACTTTTTTTTTCCACACAACCTTGATCGTGAGAGCTTCCTTTGCTTTTTTGTCTTCTATGTTTATCATATCATTTCCCGTTACTTCGTTATGGCTCCCAAAGACAAGAAGAAACCCGCCGAGAAGAAGCCCGCTAAGGAGAAGAAATCGATGATTGTGGAGAAGGCTCCAGCCGAGAAGAAGCCCAAGGCCGGAAAGAAGCTCCCGAAGGAAGGCGAAGCCGGCCCCTCagacaagaagaagaagcagaccAAGAAGAGTGTTGAGAGCTACAAGATCTACATTTTCAAGGTGCTTAAACAGGTCCACCCCGATATCGGGATCTCCAGCAAGGCCATGGGGATCATGAACAGCTTCATTAATGATATCTTTGTGAAGCTCCCCCAAGAGGCTTCCCGGCTCGCGAGGTATAACAAGAAGCCCACCATCACCTCTCGAGAGACCCAAACCACAGTGCGTCTCGTGCTGCTTGGTGAACTTGCCAAGCACGTCATTTCTGATGGGATCAAAGCGGTCAGCAGGTTTACTAGCTCTTAG